In Methanosphaera sp. ISO3-F5, a genomic segment contains:
- a CDS encoding ferredoxin family protein — protein MLKVNQDHCLGCGACIIVCPVNQKICPEVIGGNGPDTTDVIMLVENGIIKLFHPEKCIGCRSCTNTCPTKSIYHGE, from the coding sequence ATGTTAAAGGTAAATCAAGATCATTGTTTGGGGTGTGGTGCATGTATAATAGTGTGTCCAGTAAACCAGAAAATATGTCCGGAGGTAATTGGAGGAAATGGTCCGGATACAACTGATGTAATTATGTTAGTAGAAAATGGGATTATAAAATTGTTTCACCCCGAAAAATGTATAGGCTGTAGAAGCTGTACAAATACTTGTCCAACTAAGTCAATATATCATGGAGAATAA
- a CDS encoding molybdopterin dinucleotide binding domain-containing protein — MEVIINTGTSIIQAFYEKKGSTLKDEYRQSTAVAFMDVKDMEKMSLKPRDKIKVQTDWGEVVLFVDKSHDSPHEGMIFIPKGPWANIVISPETYCCNIPTYKGIPASITKTDEDVLLVSQLMNKTYNKYNLSPENLSDKPIYKKKED, encoded by the coding sequence ATGGAAGTAATAATAAACACAGGAACAAGTATCATACAAGCTTTTTATGAGAAAAAAGGTTCAACACTAAAAGATGAGTATAGACAATCTACTGCAGTAGCCTTTATGGATGTAAAGGATATGGAAAAAATGTCACTAAAACCAAGGGATAAAATCAAAGTTCAGACAGATTGGGGCGAAGTTGTATTATTTGTGGATAAATCCCATGATTCTCCTCATGAAGGAATGATTTTTATACCAAAAGGACCTTGGGCAAACATTGTAATCAGTCCCGAAACTTACTGTTGTAACATCCCTACTTACAAGGGTATACCGGCATCTATAACAAAAACAGATGAAGACGTCTTATTAGTTTCACAATTAATGAATAAAACATATAACAAATACAATTTAAGTCCAGAAAACTTATCGGATAAACCAATTTATAAGAAAAAGGAGGATTAA